The Synchiropus splendidus isolate RoL2022-P1 chromosome 1, RoL_Sspl_1.0, whole genome shotgun sequence genome includes a window with the following:
- the LOC128752778 gene encoding glucagon-1-like: MRSILSLAAILLVLTLIQRSLQAPLLEAGDSEGFESQDTLGDESRESSNMKRHSEGTFSNDYSKYLEDRKAQDFVQWLMNNKRSGGTKRHADGTFTSDVSSFLKDQAMKDFVARLKSGQVRRK, translated from the exons ATGAGAAGCATCCTGTCCCTGGCTGCCATCCTTCTGGTTCTCACCCTCATCCAGAGAAGCTTGCAAGCTCCTCTGTTAGAGGCTGGTGACAGTGAAGG TTTTGAGTCACAAGACACGTTAGGGGACGAGTCACGGGAGTCGTCCAACATGAAGAGACACTCAGAGGGGACCTTCTCCAACGACTACAGCAAATATCTGGAGGACCGGAAGGCGCAGGACTTTGTTCAGTGGCTGATGAACAACAAGCGAAGCGG AGGCACGAAGCGCCACGCGGATGGAACGTTCACAAGCGACGTAAGCTCCTTCCTGAAGGACCAGGCCATGAAAGACTTTGTAGCCAGACTCAAGTCTGGCCAAGTCAGAAGAAAGTAG
- the LOC128764999 gene encoding dipeptidyl peptidase 4-like, whose amino-acid sequence MVSIAKVALGVLGLTAVCVLIAVPTAIFLSDKDGSVSDIRTFTLEDVFNSSMKPQSFGMRWISDHQYLRKQNGSVYIMDVISGASTEVLSQDIITERQVYDYQLSADQKYFALISNYTKVWRHSFTATYVLYDRQSKKYLPLADDPHQVQYFSWAPTGNQLAFVWKNNVYVKSSPESPAQQVTFDGRENQILNGIPDWVYEEEMFSSSQGFWWSPGGKYVAYAQFNDTEVPNIEYSWYGEDQYPTTVSIPYPKAGATNPVAKLFVVNAENTTEVTEVLVPEKFRDVDHYLATVTWAADDRLAVQWLKRLQNHLILQIYSRTDSGWNPAEKQEISSSTGWIGRFSPPEPVFAPHNTSYYYLLMSDSEGFFHIHRVVEGAATPITSGKWEVIAIQSVTEDSVYFSSNEAGGKPGGRNVYKWTKQGVTCLTCGSGGEDCQYNSAYFSHSASFYRMSCSGPGVPFHTLVNNSNGEVMQHVENNSEFKLAVTDVHMPTMRRGTIKVAGYDLWYQMFLPPGFSESKKYPLLIDVYAGPCSQKVDFQYRVSWSTYLASTEKVIVASFDGRGSGYQGNEIMHKIYKRLGTYEVEDQITAAKEFIKMGFIDSDRVAIWGWSYGGYVTSMALGSASKVYKCGMAVAPVSKWDYYDSIYTERYMTEPKDNPGFYANTTVTALAKNFHSVQYLLVHGTADDNVHFQQAAEISEALVEEQVDFEAMWYTDKDHGLTGRAYQHVYTHMTHFLQRCFA is encoded by the exons atg GTCTCCATCGCTAAGGTGGCTCTAGGGGTCCTCGGATTGACTGCGGTGTGCGTCCTGATAGCTGTGCCCACCGCGATCTTCCTGAGCG ATAAGGATGGCAGCGTCAGCGACATCAGAACCTTCACCCTGGAAGACGTTTTCAACAGCTCCATGAAGCCTCAGTCCTTTGGCATGAGATGGATCTCAG ATCATCAGTACCTGAGGAAGCAGAACGGGTCGGTCTACATCATGGATGTCATCTCTGGAGCGTCGACAGAAGTCCTGAGTCAAGACATTATT ACTGAGAGGCAGGTGTACGACTACCAGCTGTCGGCGGACCAGAAGTACTTTGCTTTAATAAGCAACTACACAAAG GTTTGGAGACATTCGTTCACGGCCACTTATGTCCTTTATGACCGACAATCAAA GAAGTACCTCCCCCTCGCTGACGACCCTCATCAAGTCCAGTACTTCTCTTGGGCACCTACCGGGAACCAACTG gcCTTTGTGTGGAAGAACAATGTGTATGTAAAGAGCAGCCCGGAGTCGCCAGCGCAGCAGGTCACCTTCGACGGTCGAGAGAATCAGATCTTAAATGGAATCCCGGACTGGGTCTACGAGG AGGAGATGTTCTCTTCCAGTCAGGGGTTCTGGTGGTCACCTGGAGGTAAATATGTGGCGTATGCTCAATTCAACGACACTGAAGTCCCCAACATTGAGTATTCGTGGTACGGAGAGGACCAGTACCCCACCACTGTCTCCATCCCATACCCCAAG GCTGGTGCCACAAATCCTGTGGCAAAGCTGTTTGTTGTGAACGCTGAGAACACAACGGAAGTGACCGAGGTTCTTGTCCCGGAGAAATTTAGAGATGT TGATCACTATTTGGCCACTGTTACTTGGGCTGCTGATGACCGCCTGGCTGTTCAGTGGCTGAAGAGGCTTCAAAACCATCTCATCCTGCAGATCTACTCCCGAACTGATTCTGGTTGGAACCCCGCCGAG AAACAGGAGATCTCAAGCTCCACTGGTTGGATTGGACGG TTCTCACCCCCGGAGCCGGTTTTTGCCCCCCACAACACCAGCTACTACTACCTGCTCATGAGCGACAGCGAGGGCTTCTTCCACATCCATCGCGTGGTGGAG GGCGCCGCCACGCCGATCACGTCTGGGAAATGGGAAGTGATTGCCATCCAGAGTGTGACGGAAGATAGTGT GTACTTTTCCAGTAATGAAGCAGGAGGAAAGCCAGGAGGACGTAACGTTTACAA GTGGACCAAGCAGGGCGTCACATGCCTGACTTGTGGATCAGGTGGGGAAGACTGTCAGTATAATTCGGCTTATTTCAGCCACAGCGCCTCCTTCTACCGCATGAGCTGCAGCG GCCCTGGTGTTCCTTTCCACACGCTGGTGAATAACAGCAATGGAGAAG TGATGCAGCATGTGGAGAACAACTCTGAGTTTAAACTGGCCGTCACTGATGTCCACATGCCCACCATGCGCCGTGGCACCATTAAAGTAGCTGGATATG acCTTTGGTACCAGATGTTTCTACCTCCTGGATTTTCTGAGTCAAAGAAGTACCCGCTCCTGATAGACGT GTATGCCGGGCCCTGCAGCCAGAAGGTGGACTTCCAGTACCGGGTGAGCTGGTCCACGTACCTGGCCAGCACGGAGAAAGTCATCGTGGCCAGCTTTGACGGCAGAGGGAGCGGTTACCAGGGCAACGAGATAATGCATAAAATCTACAAACGTCTGGGAACTTATGAGGTGGAAGATCAGATAACGGCTGCCAA ggaGTTTATCAAGATGGGATTTATCGACTCAGACAGGGTGGCGATCTGGGGATGG TCTTATGGCGGCTATGTGACGTCCATGGCGCTCGGCTCTGCGAGCAAAGTCTATAAATGTGGAATGGCGGTCGCTCCGGTCTCCAAATGGGACTATTATG ATTCCATCTACACGGAGCGATACATGACGGAGCCCAAAGACAACCCGGGATTCTACGCT AACACAACGGTCACTGCCCTGGCGAAGAACTTTCACTCGGTGCAGTATCTTCTAGTTCACGGAACGGCTGACG ATAACGTGCATTTCCAGCAGGCGGCTGAGATCTCTGAGGCTCTGGTGGAAGAGCAGGTGGATTTCGAAGCCATG TGGTACACGGACAAGGACCATGGACTCACCGGACGCGCCTATCAGCACGTCTACACCCACATGACTCACTTCCTGCAGAGATGCTTCGCCTGA